The sequence ATCCCTTGAGTTTATGATATGGTATAGGATTTTAAAACCCAAGTGGGACATGGCTACTTCATATATGTCAGGGAATGCTAAACAGATGGACAGGTCGATTTTTTCTAGGTCTTTCTTTACTACATTCCACTCGTTTCCACTATATCTCGATGGTTTTTCCACATTATGTAGTAGGTCTTTATAAGAATTCTCATGCATTTTTTACTTCCTCCTAAGTTTAAATCTCATTATTTCATCTTATCATATATTAACTAGATTGCAAATTGTTATCTTTTTTATTATATCCTATTGATGGAGGAGTTAATGAATATTGGTTTAGAAAATTGTAATTGGAACCCTTAAGCCCCACTTTTTCAATTATGGGGATACCTCTCATATAAATTGAAAAAGACAGCTTTCGCTGTCTAGATTGTGTTGAATATTTCGATGATTGATTTGCTCCCATTTCCTTTTTGATATGCTTGAATTACTGTTTTCTCTGTTATCATGTCTATGATTTCCCCGGCTTCGTCTACTACACAAATTATTAATTCTTTATTTGTTTGTATTTCTTTCATTATGTCTTTGACTAATGCTGTGTTGTCACAAATTAAAAGGGATCCATCCCTTATATTAGTAGTGTTTACCTCTTTAGTAATGCTATATTTGATTGGTAAATACTTCGTTGACTTGAACTCATTATATGCAGCTATTGTTAGAAATAATCCTAATATTCCTAGATATATGAAGCCAGTTTGCTCTATTTTTATATAATAAATACCTAGAAACACAAAAACCAAGCCTATTAGTATACCTAATGAGGCAACAATCCTACTTGACTGATAAACAGACTTTTCTTTTGTTAAGTGAGCCTTAAGTAACCTACCACCATCTAATGGGAAGGCAGGTAGCAAATTAAAAAAGAACAAAGACATATTATAGTTTATAAGCTTATCATGATATGGTATAAGATCTTTTAAATAAACCAGTACAATTATAAAAAAAATGTTATTCATAGGTCCAGCTAACGCAATATACCACTCATCAGAGCTTTGATTATAGTGGGATTGGTTTATTGTAGCAACTCCTCCTATAGGTAAAATTTCAATACTCTCCACACCGTAATATTTTTTTTTTGCAACAATTACATGTCCTAATTCATGGACTATTACAACTAAAAACATTAGTATACCGTCTATCAACATGCCAAAAAAGCCCATAGTAACTATGAGTATGAGAAATAGAAAGCTTATCTTAATTTTCAGACCTGCTATTTTTCCTATGTACATAAAGTGTTTCCTAATTCCTTAATTGAGCATTGTTTTTCCTGATTTCATTTACCCATTGTCTGAAGTTTTCCCAACTTAAATCCATATCGTTGGTGCCATCTAAGTAACTTTCTGTTCTCATCACAACACCTTGGGAAAAGCTGTTTGCAAAGAAAGTATTAGAGTATATAAATAAACCCAGTACGACACAAATAAGCCAACATACACTTTTACCTAAAACCCCTCGGAGTATACCCATTGTTTGTGTTTCATAATCTGGTATATCATAGCTAATTTTTCTTTGTAATCCCCTCTGTTGTAGTCTGGTATTTAGCTTCCTTCTAAGCTCTGACTGGGGAATTTCTCTTTTGGTACGAAGTGAAGATTGTTCAGACATAAAAAATCCCTCCTCTTATATATTTCATATATATTAAGCAAGGTAGGGAAAAATGACTAGGTCAAATTTATAACAAAAAAACGAAGGGGGTCCCTTCGCTTCAGACAGATGACAAAGTCATTTTGATGAATGTCGCATATTAAACACTGTACAAAACTCTGCGTCGAGACTTAAGGCTTCAATCTAAACTCCGAAGGGGACCGCTCCAATTCACCGTCCATGGTTCAGTGGAGCTCTCGGAACGTCAGACTGTGTGAGAATTAAACAATAATATATGTCTAAAATGCCTCCAAAGTACTGTAAATACAGTACTTTTCCCTTTTTCTGTAGTATAATTAAGTTATAGAATATCGGAGAGGGGATTTTAAATGTCATTTATACAAGGTACAGATAGAAAGCAAAAAACAATGTTTCCTGACTGCATAGAAGATTACATAGGTGAGGATAATCCCGTTAGGGTAATTGATGAATACGTAAAACTGGTCAATATGAGTGCATTCACTAAATCAAAGGAACACCGCAGAGGTGCACCAGGATATCATCCCTCTGTTTTATTGAAGTTATATCTATATGGGTATGTAAATGGCATAAGATCATCTAGAAAGCTAGAAACAGAATCTCACAGGAATATAGAAGTGGTTTGGCTATTACAAAAACTAAAACCTGATTTTAAAACAATAGCTGATTTCAGGAAAGAAAATAAAACTCAGCTAAAACAAGTTTTCAAGGATTTTACTAAGTTGTGTAAGGATCTCAAACTATTAGGCGAGGAATTCATAGCAATAGATGGGACTAAAATTCAAGCTAATAATTCAAAGAAGAATAATTTCTCAAAGAAAAAAATACAAAGACACAAACAATATATCGAAGATAAGGTTAATTCCTATCTAGATTTGTTAGAAAGCAGTGACAAAGACGATTCACCTAAACTTAAGTATACACCTGAAGAAATTCAGCAAAAAATTGAAAAACTCAAGGAGCGTAAAATTAAATTTGAAGAGTTGGAAAAAAAACTACAGGATAGCGAAAGTAATGAAATATCTACAGTTGACGAAGATGCTAGGCTTATGGACAACAAAAACAATGGTGTTACTGTAGCATATAACATACAAACAGCTGTAGACTCTAAGCATAGTATTATAGTGGCATATGATGTTACAAACAATCCCGCAGATCAAGGTAATCTAAATTCACTTGCAGAAAAGGCTAAAGATATATTTGGAAAAAGGAAACTTGAAGTAGCAGCAGATAAAGGCTATTACCAAGCAGACGACCTTATGAAATGTGAGAGAAACGAAACAACAGTCTATTTGCCAAAACAGTCGTATTCTAACGCCACAGGAGACAAAGATTTCTACGGAGATAAATTTACTTATGTGCCTGAAAAAGACTTATATATTTGTCCTTTGGGCCATGAATTACGCAGAATAAACCACAAATCAAAAGAACCAAAAAGAATAAAATATAGAAACTACGATGCCTGTAAAAACTGTGAATCAAAAAGCAAATGCACCACTGCAGCCAAAGGCAGGATAATAAATCGGTCACCTAACCAAGATTTTTTGGATACTATAGATGCTAGAACAGAAGCAAATATGGACAAATACCTACAAAGGCAGATGATTGTTGAGCATCCTTATGGAACCATCAAAAGGACAATGAATGCTGGGTATTTTTTAACAAGAGGGATGGATTCTGTAACTACAGAGACAGCCCTAGTTTTGCTAGCCTATAATTTTAAAAGAGTAATAAATATTATAGGAGTGAAAGAACTACTAAGGATATTAGTAGCTCTTAGACCCACTTTATCATTGTATTTTTATATGTTTAAGTCATATTGCACCAAAAGACAGGAAATTTACGGCTAATCCTTGAGTTTTTAGAGATTAGCCACACAGTCTGACGTCCTGTTCCTCACCCCTCCTTCCATTTAGCTAATCAGCTCTTAAGTCTACCCTCCTTGAGTTAATTGTACTGTTTTTTAATATGCACATCTTGGGTCAATGACTTCGTCTAAAGTTTGTCTACAAAAAAAAAGGAAGGGGGTCCCTTCGCTTTTTTTGTAGTGTTTAGAATATAGTTTTTCTTTCTCTCCTTAGCCCCACATTTAGCACTAGTCCCATGGCAATCATTGTTGACATGGTGGTACTTCCTCCATATGTTATGAAGGGAAGTGGTAGACCTGTTACTGGCATTATAGATAGGGTCATGCCTACATTTACTAACACTTGAAATGCTAGTAGTGTGGCTACACCTACACATATATAGGTACCATAGCTATCTGATGATTGCATACCGATATGGAGTATACGGTATATTACAAATAAAAACAGTAACAGTACAACCGTACTACCTAAAAGACCAAATTCTTCTCCTATAACTGAAAAAACGAAATCAGTATGGGCTTCAGGCAAAAATCTGTATTCACTTTGAGTACCTGCAAGGTAGCCATTCCCGAACAACCGTCCTGACCCAACAGCTATTTTTGATTGTATAATTTGGAAGCCATCGCTGAAGTAGTACTTATATGGATCCCTGAAAACTATAATTCTTATTTTTTGATAATCTTTTAGAATGTTATGAAATGCAAAAATAGCTCCAACTACACCTACTGTACCTAAGATGGCAATTTGCTTCCATTTTAAACCTGCAATAAAAAGCATGGCAAAGGTTATGGCAATAAAAACTAAGGAGGTACCTAGGTCAGGCTGCATAAATATTAGTAGCATTGGCACTGCCACATGTATACCAGGAAGTATAAGGTCAAATAGTGATTCAATTTTTATGTGTTCCCTAGATAAAAGATAACCTAGTGTTATTATAACAGCAGATTTTGCAAATTCTGATGGTTGTAAACCAAAGGGACCTAGCTGAATCCACCTTTGTGCGCCTAAGCGTTCATCACCTAAAAAAATAACTGATAGGAGTAATACTACATTTGCTCCATATATCAGATATATAACTCCACCAAAGTCTCTATAATCAAAAACCATTACTATGGTCATTATTATAAGTCCTACTACAACCCAAATGATTTGCATTTTAAGGTAGTGGTTTCTGGGAACCTGTGTATATCCTATGGATGCCGAATGCACAACAAGTATACCTATAATAGCTAGCGCTAGTATTGCAATAAGTAATGGTATGTCAAAATTCTCTAATGTTTTTTTATCAAACAAATTCCCAGCCCCCTCTCACCCATTAATTATATTACAATTCTTCTTTATTTGAAATGGGTATATTTGCTTCTAATATGGCATTTCTTCTATCATTTTTTAGTAGTATTTCGCATCCGTCCATATCCACATCTAGATATTTTTTAATGACCTGTAGCATTTCTTCTTTTATCTTACCTAATACTTCAGGGTTTACTTTAGTTCTATCATGGATTAGCACGAATTTCAGTCTATCTTTTGCGATATCTTTAGACATACTTGATGTTATATCTCTTTTAAAAAGACCCATGGTATTCTCCCCCTTAACCTAAAATCCCTAATTTTTTGAACATTTTTTTAAATATTCCTTGATCTTCAAATGGCATTAATGGTACTTTAACTCCATTTAATCTTTGTGCCATATTCCTGTATGCAGTGGCAGCTCTTGAGCTATGGTCTAACACAACAGGCTCACCTTTGTTTGTAGATGATATAATCTTTTCTTCTTCTGGTACAAATCCTAAAAGGTCTATGGATAGTACTTCTACTATATCTACTATATCTAACATATCCCCTTTTTTAATCATTGCAGGCCTCACTCTATTTACTATTAAGTGAGGTTCACTTATGCCACTGGCTTCAACTAAACCCACTACCCTGTCAGCGTCTCGTACTGCTGACATGTCTGGAGTTGTTACTATAAGAGCATGGTCAGCTGGTGCTATGGCTGTTTGGAAACCTTGCTCTATACCTGCAGGACAGTCGATAAGTATAAAGTCAAAATCTTCTTTTAGCTGCTCACATATTTTAATCATCTGCTCTGGAGATAGTGAAGTTTTGTCACTTTTTTGCGAGGCAGGTAGTAGGTATAAATCTGGGAACTTTTTATCTTTAACCAGAGCTTTCCTTACTGGAACTATTCCATTGGCTACCTCCACAATATCATAGACGATTCTATTTTCTAAGCCTAGTACCATATCTAAGTTTCTAAGCCCTAGATCAGTATCAATCAAAACAACTTTTTTGTTTAACATTGCTAATGCTGTTCCTAAATTAGCAGTTGTGGTGGTCTTACCAACTCCACCTTTGCCTGATGTAATTACAATGATTTTTGCCATTTTCATTCTCCTCTCTTTTGCCATTCACTGATACTGGTAATTTTAATCTCATTTTCTTTAAGGTAAGCTATTCTAGCTTCCTTTTGGAAGAAAGATTGGCTACCTACAGATGAAATGTTTTCACCTATTCGCAGTTGTGTGCTGTTCATTTTAGAAGCTATTATAAAACACTGATTGTTATTTGGGTAACCACAGTGTGCTATACCCCTTAATGTGCCTGAAATTGTTATACTACCAGTAGCTCTGATTTCTCCGCCACTGTTTACATCCCCAAGTAGGACTACATCACCATCGTATGTAATACTCTGTCCTGATCTTATGGTTTTTAAGTGATAGTTTGTAAAGTTAGTTGAATTAAGAAGTGTAGGATCAAATTTCTTTCTTGTTACTACTTTTGTGGTAATGGGGTATTTACTTTCTAATTCACTAAGTTTTTGTTCTAGATCTAGGCTACTTTCAATACCTATTATTTCAAATTTCCCACCATGAAAAAAGTCTAGATTAGCCTTTATATATTCTTCAAACTGGCTTATAAATAGACTAAGGTCTTCTGTTTTTACATGGATCTCAACTGCTTTTTTTGTGCCTTTTGCTTGAAATGTCAGTCGTTTCATCTAATTTCCACCTTCAACCTATTAATCTTAATATTAATTCTGCAAAAAAACTCTAAATCCTGCATAGTAGGGCAAAATTACTATGTTTATTTGTGTTTGTGCGGGGAATGAGGATTAGGGGCAGCCTCACACTATCTTTCACTAAAATTCTTGCACACTATATAAAAACTTAGTAATTAAGACCCACTTGAATAACTATTGGTGCAAGATGGTGTGGTTTTATTGGTGTAGATGGTGTCCAAAGGTTTTGACCCAGCATGTAACAGTATAAGGACTAGCATTTTGACCCAGCATGATTACAGTATGAGAAGGTTACGGTGAGCTAAATAGAGGCCTTTATAGTTATGCTAACTGCTGTAAATTACATTACAGAATATTCTTAAGGGAATCATTACAAAACAGCCTCACACTATCTTTCACTAAAATGCCTGCACACTATATAAAAACTTAGTAATTAAGACCCACTTATATAGCTATTGCTGCAAGATGGTGTGGTTTTATTTGTGTAGATGGTGTCCGAAGGTTTTAAACCAGCAGCTTAAAAAAACACCCCTAGCATTTGTGCTAAGGGTGTATATTCTAGTTGTCTTCAGTGTCTTCTTCTGTGTCTTCAACTTCTTCTTGTTCATCTTCTAAGTCGGCTTCTTTTGTTGCATTTAAACCAAAGTATTCGTTAAAGATACTTCTTGCTATATGGTGTGTATGGGAGTTCATACCACCGTGTTCTGTAAATACAACCACCGCTATTTCAGGTTCGTTTGCAGGGGCAAAGCCCATCCACCATGAGTGAGCATCACCGGTTTGAGCATTAGCAGAGCCTGTTTTTGCAGCCACTTCTATTGGGAAATCGTGAAATGCAGCTGCACTTGTACCGTTAACTCTGCTCCCGTATTTTGTAACAGATTTCATGGCATCAATAACAGTATTATAAGTTTGCTCAGAAACAACATCATAAGGTATGCTGCGGTATATCTCTGGCTCAAACTCTTCGATAATGTTACCATCTAGGTCAACAACTTGTTTTACTAGCCTTGGTCTAAAGTGGTAGCCTTTGTTAGCAACCATTGAAACTAAGTTAGCCATATGCATGGGAGATACAGCTATAGCAGAGTCCGCTCCTATGGTGTAGTGCAATACTGACTGAGATCCTGTTTCAAATACTTTACCTACTCTATTTTGTCCAGGGACATCTACAAAACCTGTATCCCCTGTCAGTCCAAAAAGATCTGTATAGCGCCTAATTATAGCTCTGTTTTCCCTCGGTCCACTATTACTTACGTTATCTGACATCCATCCAAAATAGGAGTTTAGTGAAACAGTTAAAGCTTCTCTAAGATTTACGCTACCCCAAACCCTATTGTTTGCATTATTAATCTTAACTCCACCTTCAATGCGAGATGTATATGAACCAGTATCATTGTATCTTTGGTTAGGTGTTATTACTCCCTCCTGTAAACCCATAATACTTGTCAGTACCTTTATGGTTGATCCAGGACCTGCGTTTACCCAAAGTGGTCTGAATATATCTCTACTTGTTTCAGGAGGTTTTCTATTGCCAAATCTTAAGTGTTTATTAAGCTGGTTATCTATTTCTGCCAATTCA comes from Alkalicella caledoniensis and encodes:
- the minD gene encoding septum site-determining protein MinD, which translates into the protein MAKIIVITSGKGGVGKTTTTANLGTALAMLNKKVVLIDTDLGLRNLDMVLGLENRIVYDIVEVANGIVPVRKALVKDKKFPDLYLLPASQKSDKTSLSPEQMIKICEQLKEDFDFILIDCPAGIEQGFQTAIAPADHALIVTTPDMSAVRDADRVVGLVEASGISEPHLIVNRVRPAMIKKGDMLDIVDIVEVLSIDLLGFVPEEEKIISSTNKGEPVVLDHSSRAATAYRNMAQRLNGVKVPLMPFEDQGIFKKMFKKLGILG
- the minE gene encoding cell division topological specificity factor MinE codes for the protein MGLFKRDITSSMSKDIAKDRLKFVLIHDRTKVNPEVLGKIKEEMLQVIKKYLDVDMDGCEILLKNDRRNAILEANIPISNKEEL
- the rodA gene encoding rod shape-determining protein RodA, which codes for MFDKKTLENFDIPLLIAILALAIIGILVVHSASIGYTQVPRNHYLKMQIIWVVVGLIIMTIVMVFDYRDFGGVIYLIYGANVVLLLSVIFLGDERLGAQRWIQLGPFGLQPSEFAKSAVIITLGYLLSREHIKIESLFDLILPGIHVAVPMLLIFMQPDLGTSLVFIAITFAMLFIAGLKWKQIAILGTVGVVGAIFAFHNILKDYQKIRIIVFRDPYKYYFSDGFQIIQSKIAVGSGRLFGNGYLAGTQSEYRFLPEAHTDFVFSVIGEEFGLLGSTVVLLLFLFVIYRILHIGMQSSDSYGTYICVGVATLLAFQVLVNVGMTLSIMPVTGLPLPFITYGGSTTMSTMIAMGLVLNVGLRRERKTIF
- a CDS encoding peptidoglycan D,D-transpeptidase FtsI family protein, producing MAQPKGTRINGVMFASVLIITILILRLAFLQVIQGEHHAALARRNTERKVINPAPRGLILDSAGNIIARNEYRYEVGLQIRPGNNWEETFEFLAEFFQWEDEPRTDESLSLKQRRYNTVKQHRRYQETVILEQGMTREQMLKLEEIRWQYPMIEVIQRPVRHYDEGALFPQLVLGMNNDGTPRNNSLEIAWNDYLQGQDGHELWAVNVRSVPIELMDIQESIPGNNIVLTINAEFQNYVQKALAEGIENNQLNQINRGLHPPGRHGAAIVIDVRTGDILAMASYPSYDVANMYTSALANELAEIDNQLNKHLRFGNRKPPETSRDIFRPLWVNAGPGSTIKVLTSIMGLQEGVITPNQRYNDTGSYTSRIEGGVKINNANNRVWGSVNLREALTVSLNSYFGWMSDNVSNSGPRENRAIIRRYTDLFGLTGDTGFVDVPGQNRVGKVFETGSQSVLHYTIGADSAIAVSPMHMANLVSMVANKGYHFRPRLVKQVVDLDGNIIEEFEPEIYRSIPYDVVSEQTYNTVIDAMKSVTKYGSRVNGTSAAAFHDFPIEVAAKTGSANAQTGDAHSWWMGFAPANEPEIAVVVFTEHGGMNSHTHHIARSIFNEYFGLNATKEADLEDEQEEVEDTEEDTEDN
- a CDS encoding septum site-determining protein MinC; the protein is MKRLTFQAKGTKKAVEIHVKTEDLSLFISQFEEYIKANLDFFHGGKFEIIGIESSLDLEQKLSELESKYPITTKVVTRKKFDPTLLNSTNFTNYHLKTIRSGQSITYDGDVVLLGDVNSGGEIRATGSITISGTLRGIAHCGYPNNNQCFIIASKMNSTQLRIGENISSVGSQSFFQKEARIAYLKENEIKITSISEWQKRGE
- a CDS encoding M50 family metallopeptidase: MYIGKIAGLKIKISFLFLILIVTMGFFGMLIDGILMFLVVIVHELGHVIVAKKKYYGVESIEILPIGGVATINQSHYNQSSDEWYIALAGPMNNIFFIIVLVYLKDLIPYHDKLINYNMSLFFFNLLPAFPLDGGRLLKAHLTKEKSVYQSSRIVASLGILIGLVFVFLGIYYIKIEQTGFIYLGILGLFLTIAAYNEFKSTKYLPIKYSITKEVNTTNIRDGSLLICDNTALVKDIMKEIQTNKELIICVVDEAGEIIDMITEKTVIQAYQKGNGSKSIIEIFNTI
- a CDS encoding IS1182 family transposase, with product MSFIQGTDRKQKTMFPDCIEDYIGEDNPVRVIDEYVKLVNMSAFTKSKEHRRGAPGYHPSVLLKLYLYGYVNGIRSSRKLETESHRNIEVVWLLQKLKPDFKTIADFRKENKTQLKQVFKDFTKLCKDLKLLGEEFIAIDGTKIQANNSKKNNFSKKKIQRHKQYIEDKVNSYLDLLESSDKDDSPKLKYTPEEIQQKIEKLKERKIKFEELEKKLQDSESNEISTVDEDARLMDNKNNGVTVAYNIQTAVDSKHSIIVAYDVTNNPADQGNLNSLAEKAKDIFGKRKLEVAADKGYYQADDLMKCERNETTVYLPKQSYSNATGDKDFYGDKFTYVPEKDLYICPLGHELRRINHKSKEPKRIKYRNYDACKNCESKSKCTTAAKGRIINRSPNQDFLDTIDARTEANMDKYLQRQMIVEHPYGTIKRTMNAGYFLTRGMDSVTTETALVLLAYNFKRVINIIGVKELLRILVALRPTLSLYFYMFKSYCTKRQEIYG